The genomic DNA ATCCGTGTTGGCAGTTGGAAAACATCTTCGATGTGCTGCTGCGCGGTAATCGGTGCGCCCGCAGCGATCCTCCCAACAAGCGGGATTGGTGCGCCGTCGTCGTCAACTGCGCCGGCGGGAATATCGAGGGTAACAACACGGGCTTTGGGTGTGATGTGCTCAGCCGCGTGCTCGGGCGCAACGTCACCTGCCTGCGATCCTCCTGACACCGCGTTCGTTTCATTGACGAGGACGGCCTTGGCCAGTGCTGAGAGCTCGATTGCGCGGGGGAGTCCCGCGATGCGTTGGATATAGCCCTGACGTTCAAGGATGTCGAGATGATGCTTGACCGTTGACGGAGAGGACAGGCCAACCCGTTCGGCAATTTCACGCACTGATGGGGGGAAGGCACGTTTTTCAAGGGCCTCGTGGATGACCGCGAGAATCTCGCGCTGACGTTTGCTCAGTGGAGTCTGTGGTGCCATCTCAGCGTCCTTTCGTTGTGTGCCTGCGGTCATGGCGCATCCTTTTCCTGTGAGCTTCCTCATAGGACAGTCGAGGGGGTGCCGCAAATGCCTATGGGTGCTGATGCACTTGTGTGTGTCAGGTTAAGCGAGTTTCGATCGAAAGTGAAACATCTGTTCGAGCGGGTCTCGACTTCACCGTGACACCATGATATCGTACATGTGTTCGACGAACAGATGTTCGATCAGTTCTGAGTGAAAGAGGAGATGATCGTGATGAACACACGGGTCGTTGGTGGAATGGAGTATGGGGCTACGCGTCGTCCTCATCTTGAGGTCGTTCCTGATCGTCCTGAGGCTCAGGTCCGCGATATTTTCTCAGCACCATCGGCAGTTCGGCGCCGCCAAGTGCTTCGCCAGGAAGATCCTGCAATGCATCGTCGCCCTGTATGCGCTTCAGCTCGGCATCGTCAAGCTCCGGTGACGGTGAGCCTCGCCCCTGTTCGCGCAGACGTTCTCAAACGGGTCGTGATGGGCGTTGTTGTGGCGCTCGTGCTGGCGCTTGTGGGGATCGGAGCGGGGATTCTGGCTCAACCGGCAGCCTATGCGGGAGAAACGCGGGTTCATTCGGTTGCCGCAGGGGAATCACTGTGGAGTCTCGCCGCAGGTGTTACCAGTGATCGTCCGCTCGAAGACATCGTTGTTGATATCGAGTCCTTGAATAATCTTGATGGGGCACTCACGGTCGGCCAAAAGGTTGTCCTTCCCGTTCGCTAGCGAGGTTTTCGCTCAGGGAAGACGACAACAGCGGGGGAAAGCGTGTAGCGTTAGAACGTGCATTGTCCCTTCTGTCAGAATCCCGATTCCCGGGTCGTCGACACCCGAATTGCCGACGATGGTGCATCAATTCGCAGGCGCAGGGAATGTACCACCTGTAAAAAGCGTTTCACCACCCTTGAAACGTCCTCCTTCCAAGTCGTGAAGCGCTCGGGTGTCGTTGAACCCTTTTCCCGCATGAAGGTTGTTTCCGGGGTGAAGCAGGCCTGCCAGGGGCGTCCCGTTAACGAGGACGATCTGGCGATTCTCGCGCAAAAGGTTGAGGAACAGCTGAGATCAACCGGAGTATCGAACGTCTCGTCAGACGAAGTGGGCAAAGCGATTCTCCCGTTCCTCAGAGAACTTGATGAGATCGCCTACCTGCGTTTTGCCTCCGTGTACCGGTCGTTTAATTCCCTCGAAGACTTTGAGGAAGCTATAGCGACACTGCGTGGACGAGCCTCTGGTGACAAAGCCCCCGGTCGTGGGAGAGGCAGGCGTAAAGCCTCGTCGACACGGGTTTCAGAGAGCGCGCCAACGCTTCTGGATCAGTAACGGCGGGTCAGTCCTTTGGTTCCTTCTTCGAGGTGAGGCGGCGCAGAGTCTCTTTCGTCAGATCTGCCGCGTTCATTACCTGCTCACGGACCTTCTTACGTGTGACCTTCCCCAACTGCGTGCGCGGCAATTCACTCATGACAACGATCTGCCGTGGCAGAGCGTAATGAGCCAGAGACTTCGACGCCCACTCACGCAAATCGGCAAGCGTCACGGAAGCACCTGCCTCAAGGACAACAGCGGCAACAACGTCTTCACCTGACGTTCCCGCGGGCAGGCCGACAACAGCGACGTCACGTACTCCCGGCATCGTGCGAACCGCGTCCTCAACCTGGCTGGGATACACGTTGAATCCGGAAAAGTTGATCATTTCCTTCCGGCGATCAGCCATGACAATGAAACCGTCGGAGAGCTGAACAAGATCACCCGTGCGCAGCCAATCGTCTAAGAAAACCTCAGCGGATTCCTCAGGTCGGTTCCAGTATCCGGAGAATACTTGGGGGCCGCGGGCAATGAGTTCGCCGATTTCGCCCTCGTCCACGTCACGACTGGGATCCTCAGGATCAACAATCCGGATCTCTGTAGACGGATAGGGAATCCCCAAAGCGCCAGGACGCCGTGCGTTCGACAGAGGTGACCCAAGGATGATGGGAGATGCTTCGGTCATCCCGTACCCCTCGATCATCAGGCCCCCGGTTGCCTCTTCCCACTGTTGAGCAAGCTCTTGAGACAGAGGCATCGCACCTGAGAGGGAGAATCGCATGGAATGCAGATCGACATCCATGTCCTCAGCGGAGGCGAGCAGACGCTGATACATCGGTGGTACACCCAGGAAGAACGTACAGGGCAGACGGCGTTGCGCAGTGAGAATCAGGGTCGTATCAAACTTGGGGAATAGAGCAATAGTGGCACCAAGCCGCAGCCCGGCGAGGAATCCGATGGTGAAACCAAAGGCGTGGAACAGGGGGAGAACGCAGTAGAAAACCTCGGCGCCCTCGTGGAGTACGGGCACCCACGTTGCGGACTGTTCAACATTCGACAAAAGATTCTCGTGGCTGAGCGCCGCAGCCTTCGGTACGCCAGTGGTTCCACCCGTGTGAATCAGCAGAGCAATGTCGCGTGGAGTGGAGGGGCATTCGCCCTTCCACGGGGCAACCCGGTTGACCATGTCGTCCCACGAGATCGCCCACGACGGCATCGATGCCGTCAACTCGTTCTTGCGAACACGAGCCGACTTGACCGGCAGATGGAGGAGGAACTGGGATGCGCGCGGCAACCCCTTGGTCAGGTCCATCGAAAACACGCGAACAGTGGGTTCGAGGAACGAGAGTTTTTCAAGCGATTTCGACCATGCAACAACAACGCGTGCCCCGTGGTTATCGAACTCGTGCTCAAGTTCCTGGGCGGGGGCCAAGGGATTGTGCTCAACAACGATTCCGCCGATGAGCATCGTTGCCAGCACAGCAACAGCATGCTGGGGACAGTTCGGCATGATGAGTGCGACTCGATCACCGGGACTCACGCCCGCTCGTTTGAGAACAGTTGCCCCCTTGCGGGCCTGCTCAACAAGTTCACCGTATGTTGTTTGCCGTGAAAAGAAGTCAAGTGCTGGACGATCAGGGTAGCGACGAGCGACGTCCTCGAGCATCTGCGGGATCGTCATACGGGGAATGTCGATGGTTGTTGCAACTCCCGGGGCGTAACCCGCGTGCAACGAGGTGGTTAACGACATGTTCTATCCCATCCTGTGTGCCGTGACTTCAGATGAACAACCAAATCCTACGCTAGCGTAGGTTAGGTCGTGATTTCACGAGATACTGAGAATTCAGCGAGCAGCGCACGCCACGCGGCGCTCAGTCCCAGCGAGCCCGTGCATTCTTCTCGGCATTTTTACGCCCTCGTGAATGCCCGGTCTCAGCGCGCCCAGTCCCAGCGTGGCCAGGGTAAG from Schaalia sp. ZJ405 includes the following:
- a CDS encoding LysM peptidoglycan-binding domain-containing protein, coding for MMNTRVVGGMEYGATRRPHLEVVPDRPEAQVRDIFSAPSAVRRRQVLRQEDPAMHRRPVCASARHRQAPVTVSLAPVRADVLKRVVMGVVVALVLALVGIGAGILAQPAAYAGETRVHSVAAGESLWSLAAGVTSDRPLEDIVVDIESLNNLDGALTVGQKVVLPVR
- the nrdR gene encoding transcriptional regulator NrdR; translated protein: MHCPFCQNPDSRVVDTRIADDGASIRRRRECTTCKKRFTTLETSSFQVVKRSGVVEPFSRMKVVSGVKQACQGRPVNEDDLAILAQKVEEQLRSTGVSNVSSDEVGKAILPFLRELDEIAYLRFASVYRSFNSLEDFEEAIATLRGRASGDKAPGRGRGRRKASSTRVSESAPTLLDQ
- a CDS encoding AMP-binding protein → MSLTTSLHAGYAPGVATTIDIPRMTIPQMLEDVARRYPDRPALDFFSRQTTYGELVEQARKGATVLKRAGVSPGDRVALIMPNCPQHAVAVLATMLIGGIVVEHNPLAPAQELEHEFDNHGARVVVAWSKSLEKLSFLEPTVRVFSMDLTKGLPRASQFLLHLPVKSARVRKNELTASMPSWAISWDDMVNRVAPWKGECPSTPRDIALLIHTGGTTGVPKAAALSHENLLSNVEQSATWVPVLHEGAEVFYCVLPLFHAFGFTIGFLAGLRLGATIALFPKFDTTLILTAQRRLPCTFFLGVPPMYQRLLASAEDMDVDLHSMRFSLSGAMPLSQELAQQWEEATGGLMIEGYGMTEASPIILGSPLSNARRPGALGIPYPSTEIRIVDPEDPSRDVDEGEIGELIARGPQVFSGYWNRPEESAEVFLDDWLRTGDLVQLSDGFIVMADRRKEMINFSGFNVYPSQVEDAVRTMPGVRDVAVVGLPAGTSGEDVVAAVVLEAGASVTLADLREWASKSLAHYALPRQIVVMSELPRTQLGKVTRKKVREQVMNAADLTKETLRRLTSKKEPKD
- the lexA gene encoding transcriptional repressor LexA; the protein is MAPQTPLSKRQREILAVIHEALEKRAFPPSVREIAERVGLSSPSTVKHHLDILERQGYIQRIAGLPRAIELSALAKAVLVNETNAVSGGSQAGDVAPEHAAEHITPKARVVTLDIPAGAVDDDGAPIPLVGRIAAGAPITAQQHIEDVFQLPTRMTGRGDLFMLEVSGESMIDAGILDGDYVVVRSQPDAHEGEIVAAMIDGEATVKVLSRAEGHIWLLPRNTDYAPILGDEATILGKVVTVIRAL